In Mus caroli chromosome 9, CAROLI_EIJ_v1.1, whole genome shotgun sequence, a single window of DNA contains:
- the Plet1 gene encoding placenta-expressed transcript 1 protein — protein sequence MLALRGSLLPHLGLFLCLALHLSPSLSASDNGSCVVLDNIYASDNLGINTVATVSGGNVTYTVTVPVNDSVSAVILKAVKEDDSPVGTWSGTYEKCNDSSVYYNLTSQSQLVFQTNWTVPASEDVTKVNLQVLIVVNRTASVSSVKVEQVQSSASTPIPESSETSQTINTTPTVNTAKTTAKDTANTTTVTTANTTAMTTAMTTAMTTAKTTAKSLAIRTLGSPLAGALHILLVFLISKLLF from the exons ATGCTGGCACTCCGAGGCTCCTTGCTTCCACACTTGGGACTGTTCCTGTGCCTGGCTCTGCACttatccccttccctctctgccaGTGATAATGGGTCCTGTGTGGTCCTTGATAACATCTACGCCTCCGACAACTTGGGAATCAACACTGTGGCTACCGTCTCTGGTGGGAATGTAACCTATACAG TGACGGTCCCCGTGAACGATTCAGTCAGTGCTGTGATCCTGAAAGCAGTGAAGGAGGACGACAGCCCAGTGGGCACCTGGAGTGGAACATATGAGAAGTGCAACGACAGCAGTGTCTACTATAACTTGACATCCCAAAGCCAATTGGTCTTCCAGACAAACTGGACAGTTCCTGCTTCTGAGGATGTGACTAAAGTCAACCTGCA GGTCCTCATCGTCGTCAATCGAACAGCCTCAGTATCATCTGTGAAAGTGGAACAAG TACAATCCTCAGCCTCGACCCCTATTCCTGAGAGTTCTGAGACCAGCCAGACTATAAACACGACTCCAACCGTGAACACAGCCAAGACTACAGCCAAGGACACAGCCAATACCACAACCGTGACTACAGCCAATACCACAGCCATGACCACAGCCATGACCACAGCCATGACCACAGCCAAGACCACAGCCAAAAGCCTGGCCATCCGCACTCTCGGCAGCCCCCTGGCAGGCGCCCTCCATATCCTGCTTGTTTTTCTCATTAGTAAACTCCTCTTCTAA